A section of the Pseudomonas sp. Q1-7 genome encodes:
- a CDS encoding MFS transporter — translation MHDSHSERMSGSETRAASGLALVFAFRMLGMFMVLPVLATYGQDLAGATPALIGLAIGAYGLTQAVLQIPFGVLSDRIGRLPVIYVGLLIFAAGAALAANADSIWGVIAGRVLQGAGAISAAVMALLSDLTREQHRTKAMAMIGMSIGVSFAVAMVVGPLLTRAFGLSGLFWATAIMAVLGMLIIAVMVPRAAHPLQHRESGVARRALIPTLRHPDLLRLDFGILALHAILMASFVALPLALVEKAGLPREDHWWVYLTALLVGFFGMVPFIIYGEKKRQMKRVLVGAVAVLGACELFFWQFGDSLRALVFGAIVFFTAFNLLEASLPSLISKVAPAGGKGTAMGVYSTSQFLGAALGGILGGWLFQHGGLSTVFVGCAVVCAIWLAIAVTMREPPYVTSLRLPLSAAAVADTGLVARLLALPGVADAVVVAEEAAIYIKVDSEKLDRTSLERLIESAPERAEA, via the coding sequence ATGCACGATTCCCACTCTGAACGCATGAGCGGCAGCGAAACGCGCGCGGCCAGCGGCCTGGCCCTGGTGTTCGCCTTCCGCATGCTCGGCATGTTCATGGTATTGCCGGTGCTGGCCACCTACGGCCAGGACCTCGCCGGCGCCACCCCGGCCCTGATCGGCCTGGCCATCGGCGCCTACGGTCTGACCCAGGCCGTGCTGCAGATCCCCTTCGGCGTCCTCTCCGATCGCATCGGCCGGTTGCCGGTCATCTACGTCGGCCTGCTGATATTCGCCGCCGGCGCCGCGCTGGCGGCCAACGCCGATTCCATCTGGGGCGTGATCGCTGGCCGCGTGCTGCAGGGCGCCGGGGCCATTTCGGCGGCGGTGATGGCGTTGCTTTCCGACCTCACCCGCGAGCAGCACCGCACCAAGGCCATGGCCATGATCGGCATGAGCATCGGCGTTTCCTTCGCCGTGGCCATGGTGGTCGGCCCGCTGCTGACCCGCGCGTTCGGCCTGTCCGGTCTGTTCTGGGCAACCGCCATCATGGCCGTGCTGGGCATGCTGATCATCGCCGTCATGGTGCCGCGTGCGGCGCATCCGCTGCAGCACCGCGAATCCGGCGTGGCGCGCCGGGCCTTGATCCCGACGCTCCGGCATCCGGACCTGCTGCGTCTCGACTTCGGCATCCTCGCCCTGCACGCCATCCTCATGGCCAGCTTCGTCGCCCTGCCGCTGGCCCTGGTGGAGAAGGCCGGCCTGCCCAGGGAAGATCACTGGTGGGTTTACCTGACCGCTTTGCTGGTGGGTTTCTTCGGCATGGTCCCCTTCATCATCTATGGCGAGAAGAAGCGCCAGATGAAGCGGGTACTGGTCGGCGCGGTCGCCGTGCTCGGCGCCTGCGAACTGTTCTTCTGGCAGTTCGGCGACAGCCTGCGCGCCCTGGTGTTCGGCGCCATCGTGTTCTTCACCGCCTTCAACCTGCTGGAGGCCTCGCTGCCCTCGCTGATCAGCAAGGTCGCCCCGGCCGGCGGCAAGGGCACGGCCATGGGCGTTTATTCCACCAGCCAGTTCCTTGGCGCGGCCCTGGGCGGCATCCTCGGCGGCTGGCTGTTCCAGCACGGCGGGCTGTCGACGGTATTCGTCGGCTGTGCGGTGGTCTGTGCGATTTGGCTGGCCATTGCTGTTACTATGCGTGAACCTCCGTACGTGACCAGCCTGCGCCTGCCGCTCAGCGCGGCGGCCGTGGCCGATACCGGGTTGGTTGCGCGTTTGCTGGCATTGCCTGGAGTGGCGGATGCCGTCGTGGTGGCCGAAGAGGCGGCCATCTATATCAAAGTGGATTCTGAAAAACTGGACCGCACGTCCCTGGAGCGCCTGATCGAATCGGCCCCGGAACGTGCTGAAGCCTAG
- a CDS encoding single-stranded DNA-binding protein, which yields MARGVNKVILVGNVGGDPETRYLPNGNAVTNITLATSESWKDKQTGQQQERTEWHRVVFFGRLAEIAGEYLRKGSQVYVEGSLRTREWEKDGVKRYTTEIVVDINGQMQLLGGRPGSEGDAPRAPRPQREPQQAAPQQRPAPQPAAQPAPDYDSFDDDIPF from the coding sequence ATGGCCCGTGGGGTTAACAAAGTCATTCTGGTTGGTAACGTCGGTGGTGATCCGGAAACCCGCTACCTGCCCAACGGCAATGCGGTGACCAACATCACCCTGGCCACCAGCGAGTCCTGGAAGGACAAGCAGACCGGCCAGCAGCAGGAGCGCACCGAATGGCACCGCGTGGTGTTCTTCGGCCGCCTCGCCGAGATCGCCGGTGAGTACCTGCGCAAGGGCTCGCAAGTCTACGTCGAAGGTTCCCTGCGCACCCGCGAGTGGGAAAAGGACGGCGTGAAGCGCTACACCACCGAGATCGTGGTGGACATCAACGGCCAGATGCAACTGCTCGGCGGCCGTCCCGGCAGCGAAGGCGACGCCCCGCGCGCGCCGCGCCCGCAGCGCGAGCCGCAGCAGGCCGCCCCGCAGCAGCGTCCGGCTCCGCAACCGGCCGCCCAGCCCGCTCCGGACTACGACAGCTTCGACGACGACATCCCGTTCTGA
- a CDS encoding aldose 1-epimerase yields MTTPLITLEDAHSRLSLAPGLGGAIANWQLLESGQPLLRHADASALAAGTPRRLGCYPLAPWSNRIGNGGFALPDGWLTLEPNTTNDPLPIHGSAWQQPWEVLEQADGRVRLGLESREPFAYRAEQEFRLAAGCLEISLKTTHLDERPIWHGLGLHPYFPRTPATRLLAHAESAWLCGADKLPTAQVGLPPAWDFAEGAALPEELVDNGFSGWSGTCSILQPDLGYRLACSARGCDTFLLFCPQDQPFFCFEPVTHPVNAHHLQGRPGLRLLAAGETLEITWRMAVMPLTSR; encoded by the coding sequence ATGACCACGCCCCTGATCACGCTCGAAGACGCTCACAGCCGCCTCTCCCTGGCGCCCGGACTGGGCGGCGCCATCGCCAACTGGCAATTGTTGGAAAGCGGCCAACCGCTGCTGCGCCACGCCGACGCATCGGCCCTGGCGGCGGGCACGCCCAGGCGGCTCGGCTGCTACCCGTTGGCGCCCTGGTCGAACCGCATCGGCAACGGCGGCTTTGCCCTGCCGGACGGCTGGCTGACTCTGGAGCCCAATACCACGAACGATCCCCTGCCCATCCACGGCAGTGCCTGGCAGCAACCCTGGGAAGTCCTCGAACAGGCCGATGGCCGGGTGCGGCTCGGCCTGGAAAGCAGGGAGCCCTTCGCCTATCGCGCCGAACAGGAATTCCGCCTGGCGGCGGGTTGTCTGGAAATCAGCCTGAAGACCACCCACCTGGATGAACGCCCCATCTGGCACGGGCTCGGGCTGCATCCCTACTTTCCGCGCACGCCCGCAACGCGCCTGCTCGCCCACGCCGAAAGCGCCTGGCTGTGCGGCGCCGACAAGCTGCCCACGGCCCAGGTCGGCCTCCCCCCGGCCTGGGACTTCGCCGAAGGCGCCGCGCTGCCGGAGGAGCTGGTGGACAACGGCTTCAGCGGCTGGTCGGGCACCTGCAGCATCCTCCAGCCCGACCTCGGCTACCGCCTGGCATGCAGCGCCAGGGGCTGCGACACCTTCCTGCTGTTCTGCCCGCAGGACCAGCCGTTCTTCTGCTTCGAGCCGGTGACCCACCCGGTCAACGCCCACCATCTGCAGGGCCGTCCCGGACTGCGCCTGCTGGCGGCGGGCGAAACCCTGGAGATCACCTGGCGCATGGCGGTCATGCCGCTCACCAGCCGCTGA
- a CDS encoding FadR/GntR family transcriptional regulator, with protein MDNPSTQQRPRRKHRSLAQELVSELSQQIQDGVIKRGEKLPTESAIMEAQGVSRTVVREAISRLQAAGLVETRHGIGTFVLDTPSPMGFRIDPATIVTLRDVMAILELRISLEVESAGLAAQRRSPEQLAAMREALDVFLNAAHRSDAVASDFQFHLQIAQATGNRYFTDIMTHLGTSIIPRTRINSARIAHDDQQHYLARLSREHEEIYEAIARQDAEAARAAMRLHLTNSRERLRQAHEEAEREQQEA; from the coding sequence ATGGACAACCCGAGTACCCAGCAACGACCGCGCCGCAAGCACCGCAGCCTGGCCCAGGAGCTGGTGAGCGAACTCTCCCAGCAGATCCAGGACGGGGTGATCAAGCGGGGCGAGAAGCTGCCCACCGAGTCGGCCATCATGGAGGCCCAGGGCGTCAGCCGCACCGTGGTGCGCGAGGCCATTTCGCGCCTGCAGGCCGCCGGCCTGGTGGAAACCCGCCACGGCATCGGCACCTTCGTGCTGGACACGCCGAGCCCCATGGGCTTTCGCATCGACCCGGCGACCATCGTCACCCTGCGCGACGTGATGGCGATCCTCGAGTTGCGCATCAGCCTCGAAGTGGAATCCGCCGGCCTCGCCGCCCAGCGCCGTTCCCCCGAGCAACTGGCGGCCATGCGCGAGGCGCTGGACGTCTTCCTCAACGCGGCGCACCGCAGCGATGCGGTGGCTTCGGACTTCCAGTTCCACCTGCAGATCGCCCAGGCCACCGGCAACCGCTACTTCACCGACATCATGACCCACCTGGGCACCAGCATCATTCCGCGGACCCGGATCAACTCGGCGCGCATCGCCCACGATGACCAGCAGCACTACCTGGCCCGGCTCAGCCGCGAGCACGAGGAAATCTACGAAGCCATCGCCCGCCAGGACGCCGAAGCGGCGCGCGCGGCCATGCGCCTGCACCTGACCAACAGCCGCGAACGGCTGCGCCAGGCCCACGAAGAGGCCGAGCGGGAGCAGCAGGAAGCCTGA
- a CDS encoding EamA family transporter, giving the protein MPAPTASPALFPRQVAVLLLALLACAFAGNHISARIAFDDGTGLLLAILCRSGVAMLVLTGIVLWQRQPLGLPAGTRRWQLLLGLLIATQSLCLYSAVARIPVALALLVGNTFPIVLALLTWALGGGAPSRRQATLMGLILLGLVFVLDVPGRLAAHEGAGPEWSLGVALAFCAACAFACALWITDHKLAALRGPVRSMLTLMIVFCSMAVAGASGLVPGGMSTPSSSGGWMALGALVLLYGTAFSVLFVSVPRLNMPQNAPVMNVEPIATLLLGWVLLDQVLSGMQLAGGAIVVAGIVLLTYRKDA; this is encoded by the coding sequence ATGCCCGCCCCCACCGCGTCACCCGCCCTCTTCCCCCGGCAGGTCGCCGTCCTGCTACTCGCCCTGCTCGCCTGCGCCTTCGCCGGCAACCACATCTCCGCGCGCATCGCCTTCGATGACGGCACCGGCCTGCTGCTGGCCATCCTCTGCCGCTCGGGCGTCGCCATGCTGGTGCTCACCGGCATCGTGCTCTGGCAGCGCCAGCCCCTCGGCCTGCCCGCCGGCACCCGCCGCTGGCAGCTACTGCTGGGCCTGCTGATCGCCACCCAGAGCCTGTGCCTCTACTCCGCGGTGGCGCGCATCCCGGTGGCCCTGGCGCTGCTGGTGGGCAACACTTTTCCCATCGTGCTGGCGCTGCTCACCTGGGCGCTGGGCGGAGGCGCACCGAGCCGGCGCCAGGCCACGTTGATGGGCTTGATCCTGCTCGGGCTGGTCTTCGTCCTGGACGTGCCCGGTCGCCTGGCCGCCCACGAAGGCGCCGGCCCCGAGTGGAGCCTGGGCGTCGCACTGGCCTTCTGTGCCGCGTGCGCCTTCGCCTGCGCCCTGTGGATAACCGACCACAAGCTGGCCGCCCTGCGCGGGCCGGTACGCAGCATGCTGACCCTGATGATCGTGTTCTGCAGCATGGCCGTGGCCGGCGCCAGCGGACTGGTGCCGGGCGGCATGAGCACGCCGTCCAGCAGCGGCGGCTGGATGGCCCTGGGCGCCCTGGTGCTGCTGTACGGCACGGCGTTCTCGGTGCTCTTCGTCAGCGTGCCGCGCCTGAACATGCCGCAGAACGCGCCGGTGATGAACGTCGAGCCCATCGCCACGCTGCTGCTCGGCTGGGTTCTGCTGGACCAGGTGCTGAGCGGGATGCAGTTGGCCGGCGGCGCCATCGTGGTTGCCGGCATCGTGCTGCTGACCTATCGGAAGGATGCCTGA
- a CDS encoding TRAP transporter large permease produces the protein MDAFILLGSFILLILLGMPVAYALGLSALIGAWWIDIPLQAMMIQMAGGVNKFSLLAIPFFVLAGAIMAEGGMSRRLVAFAGVLVGFVRGGLSLVNIMASTFFGAISGSSVADTASVGSVLIPEMERKGYPREFSTAVTVSGSVQALLTPPSHNSVLYSLAAGGTVSIGALFVAGVMPGLLLSAVMMGLCLVFAKKRNYPKGEVIPLRQALKIAGEALWGLMAMVIILGGILSGVFTATESAAIAVVWSFFVTMFIYRDYKWRDLPKLMHRTVRTISIVMILIAFAASFGYIMTLMQIPAKITTLFLTLSDNRYVILMCINAMLLLLGTVMDMAPLILILTPILMPVITGIGVDPVHFGMIMLVNLGIGLITPPVGAVLFVGSAIGKVSIESTVKALLPFYLALFLVLIAVTYIPAISLWLPSVVL, from the coding sequence GTGGACGCATTCATCCTTCTTGGCAGTTTCATCCTGCTGATCCTCCTCGGCATGCCGGTGGCCTACGCCCTGGGCCTGTCCGCCCTGATCGGCGCCTGGTGGATCGACATCCCGCTGCAGGCGATGATGATCCAGATGGCCGGCGGGGTTAACAAGTTCTCCCTGCTGGCGATCCCCTTCTTCGTACTGGCCGGCGCCATCATGGCGGAGGGCGGCATGTCGCGGCGCCTGGTGGCCTTCGCCGGGGTACTGGTGGGCTTCGTACGTGGCGGCCTGTCGCTGGTGAACATCATGGCCTCCACCTTCTTCGGTGCCATTTCCGGCTCCTCGGTGGCCGACACCGCCTCGGTGGGCTCGGTGCTGATCCCGGAGATGGAGCGCAAGGGCTATCCCCGCGAGTTCTCCACCGCCGTCACCGTGAGCGGCTCGGTGCAGGCCCTGCTGACCCCGCCCAGCCACAACTCGGTGCTCTATTCCCTCGCGGCCGGCGGCACCGTGTCCATCGGCGCACTGTTCGTGGCCGGCGTCATGCCCGGATTGCTGCTCTCGGCGGTGATGATGGGGCTGTGCCTGGTGTTCGCGAAGAAGCGCAATTACCCCAAGGGCGAAGTGATCCCGCTGCGCCAGGCGCTGAAGATCGCCGGTGAGGCGCTCTGGGGCCTGATGGCCATGGTGATCATTCTCGGCGGCATCCTCTCCGGGGTGTTCACCGCCACCGAGTCGGCGGCCATCGCGGTGGTCTGGTCGTTCTTCGTGACCATGTTCATCTACCGCGACTACAAGTGGCGCGACCTGCCCAAGCTGATGCACCGCACGGTGCGGACCATCTCCATCGTGATGATCCTCATCGCCTTCGCCGCCAGCTTCGGCTACATCATGACCCTGATGCAGATCCCGGCGAAGATCACCACGCTGTTCCTGACCCTGTCGGACAACCGCTACGTGATCCTCATGTGCATCAACGCCATGCTCCTGCTGCTGGGCACCGTGATGGACATGGCGCCGCTGATCCTGATCCTCACCCCGATCCTGATGCCGGTGATCACCGGTATCGGCGTCGATCCGGTGCACTTCGGCATGATCATGCTGGTGAACCTGGGCATCGGCCTGATCACCCCGCCGGTGGGCGCGGTACTCTTCGTCGGCTCGGCCATCGGCAAGGTCAGCATCGAGAGCACGGTGAAGGCGCTGCTGCCCTTCTACCTGGCCCTGTTCCTGGTGCTGATCGCGGTGACCTACATCCCCGCGATCTCCCTCTGGCTGCCCAGCGTCGTACTCTGA
- a CDS encoding TRAP transporter small permease, translating to MKDTLLRFNDGLYMTCIWVAGLSVATMSLIIPWGIFARYVLGSGSSWPEPVSILLMVVFTFIGAAASYRAGAHMAVNMLTDRLPPNLKQAASLLVQVLMALICLFMAIWGAKLCATTWNQFVASLPSLRVGLTYAPIPIGGVLTLIFVLEKLLLGDQSHRRVVQFDLVEENEGAA from the coding sequence ATGAAAGACACCCTGCTGCGTTTCAACGACGGCCTGTACATGACCTGTATCTGGGTCGCGGGCCTGTCCGTCGCCACCATGTCCCTGATCATTCCCTGGGGCATCTTCGCCCGCTATGTGCTGGGCAGCGGTTCCAGTTGGCCCGAGCCGGTGTCGATCCTGCTGATGGTGGTGTTCACCTTCATCGGCGCCGCCGCCAGCTACCGCGCCGGCGCGCACATGGCGGTGAACATGCTCACCGACCGCCTGCCGCCAAACCTGAAGCAGGCGGCTTCGCTGCTGGTCCAGGTGCTGATGGCGCTGATCTGCCTGTTCATGGCCATCTGGGGCGCCAAGCTGTGCGCCACCACCTGGAACCAGTTCGTCGCATCGCTGCCCAGCCTGCGGGTGGGCCTGACCTACGCGCCAATCCCGATCGGTGGCGTGCTGACCCTGATATTCGTACTCGAGAAGCTCCTGCTGGGCGACCAGAGCCACCGCCGCGTGGTGCAGTTCGACCTGGTGGAAGAAAACGAAGGAGCCGCATAA
- a CDS encoding TRAP transporter substrate-binding protein, whose protein sequence is MNLKRKLLVAALPFAFCLAGSAHALDIKFAEIHPAGYPTVVAEQNMGKKLEEATNGDIAFKMFAGGVLGSEKEVVEQIQIGAIQMARVSLGIVGPVVPDVNVFNMPFVFRDHAHMRKVIDGEIGQEILDKITHSEFNLVALAWMDGGTRNLYTKEPVRTIDDLHGKKIRVMGNPMFIEMMNAMGGNGIAMDTGEIFSALQTGVIDGAENNPPTMLEHNHFQNAKYYTLTGHLILPEPVVMSKTTWEKLTPEQQALVKKLARDAQMEERALWDAKSAASEEKLKAAGVEFITVDKKPFFDATAPIREKYGAQYADLIKRIGDVQ, encoded by the coding sequence ATGAACCTCAAACGCAAACTGCTCGTCGCCGCCCTGCCCTTCGCCTTCTGCCTGGCTGGCAGCGCCCATGCCCTGGACATCAAGTTCGCCGAGATCCACCCGGCCGGTTACCCGACCGTGGTCGCCGAACAGAACATGGGCAAGAAGCTGGAGGAAGCCACCAACGGCGATATCGCCTTCAAGATGTTCGCCGGCGGCGTGCTCGGCTCCGAGAAGGAAGTGGTCGAGCAGATCCAGATCGGCGCCATCCAGATGGCCCGTGTCAGCCTCGGCATCGTCGGTCCGGTAGTGCCGGACGTGAACGTCTTCAACATGCCCTTCGTATTCCGCGACCACGCCCACATGCGCAAGGTCATCGACGGTGAGATCGGCCAGGAGATCCTCGACAAGATCACTCACTCCGAATTCAACCTGGTGGCCCTGGCCTGGATGGACGGCGGTACGCGCAACCTCTACACCAAGGAGCCGGTGCGCACGATCGACGACCTGCACGGCAAGAAGATCCGCGTCATGGGCAACCCGATGTTCATCGAGATGATGAACGCCATGGGCGGCAACGGCATCGCCATGGACACCGGCGAGATTTTCAGCGCCCTGCAGACCGGCGTGATCGACGGCGCCGAGAACAACCCGCCGACCATGCTGGAGCACAACCACTTCCAGAACGCCAAGTACTACACCCTCACCGGCCACCTGATCCTCCCCGAGCCGGTCGTGATGTCGAAGACCACCTGGGAAAAACTCACGCCCGAGCAACAGGCACTGGTGAAGAAGCTCGCCCGCGACGCGCAGATGGAAGAACGCGCCCTGTGGGACGCCAAGTCCGCCGCCAGCGAAGAGAAGCTCAAGGCCGCCGGCGTCGAGTTCATCACCGTGGACAAGAAACCCTTCTTCGATGCCACCGCGCCGATTCGCGAGAAGTACGGCGCCCAGTACGCCGACCTGATCAAGCGCATCGGCGACGTCCAGTAA